One stretch of Leptospira mtsangambouensis DNA includes these proteins:
- a CDS encoding MaoC family dehydratase, with protein MAEKPMSPFGELAPSTPASLSDVKKNIYGRYLEEFNVGDIYVHPRQFTVDRSFAQEFATVFMDANPLYLSAEYAKAHGFADLLVHPLMVFNLALSIGVQNNSEKALANLGYYNAQFLLPVYPGDTLSSRTKILAVDDKGPDKPGIVHVRTLCLNQKNEVVLQYERKIMIYQSNGKPKGNPKPGDASAFFPESKTPALKLPNLKFPTEMKDVTWGHTYFENFKPGQIYVHQNGRTITDEHYQWTFRVGNTHPLHYDKLYSAGISGPMGGEPVVYGGLVFGWLAGMASRDISENAIWELGFTEGYHTQPAFSGDTVTCISRILTTEDKGTEYGIPAGEVQIQFIGLKNIKANDALDKFGADLFLKENDKKKLGKEKIPEKIFEIERRLIIKKQP; from the coding sequence ATGGCCGAAAAACCTATGTCCCCCTTTGGTGAGTTAGCTCCCAGCACACCTGCTTCTCTCTCTGATGTCAAAAAGAACATTTATGGACGATACCTCGAAGAATTCAATGTAGGTGATATATATGTTCACCCTCGTCAATTCACTGTGGACAGAAGTTTTGCCCAAGAATTTGCCACTGTGTTTATGGATGCAAACCCACTTTACCTATCTGCAGAATATGCAAAGGCACATGGATTTGCTGATTTACTAGTTCATCCACTCATGGTGTTTAACTTAGCACTTTCGATTGGTGTACAAAATAACAGTGAGAAGGCGCTAGCAAACCTTGGTTATTACAACGCACAGTTTTTACTACCTGTTTATCCAGGAGATACACTTTCTTCTCGCACAAAAATTTTAGCAGTCGATGACAAAGGTCCGGACAAACCAGGGATCGTTCACGTAAGAACACTTTGTCTGAATCAAAAGAATGAAGTTGTTTTACAATACGAACGTAAAATCATGATTTACCAATCCAATGGAAAACCCAAAGGTAATCCAAAACCGGGTGATGCTTCTGCATTTTTTCCAGAGTCAAAAACTCCCGCCCTCAAACTTCCAAATCTCAAATTCCCTACAGAGATGAAAGATGTTACTTGGGGCCATACTTACTTTGAAAACTTCAAACCAGGTCAAATTTATGTTCACCAAAATGGAAGAACCATTACTGACGAACACTACCAATGGACTTTCCGTGTAGGAAATACTCATCCACTTCACTATGATAAATTGTATTCAGCGGGAATCTCTGGCCCAATGGGTGGAGAACCAGTAGTATACGGTGGACTCGTATTTGGTTGGTTAGCTGGTATGGCTTCCCGTGATATTTCTGAAAACGCAATTTGGGAACTTGGATTCACAGAAGGATATCATACACAACCTGCTTTTTCTGGTGACACTGTGACTTGTATTTCTCGAATTCTGACAACAGAAGACAAAGGAACGGAATATGGAATCCCTGCTGGGGAAGTACAAATCCAGTTCATTGGTTTGAAAAATATCAAAGCAAACGATGCACTCGATAAATTCGGTGCCGATCTTTTCCTCAAAGAAAACGATAAAAAGAAACTAGGGAAAGAAAAAATCCCAGAGAAAATCTTCGAAATTGAAAGAAGATTGATCATCAAAAAACAACCATAA
- a CDS encoding MBL fold metallo-hydrolase, protein MKVTIPKRIPDMEDIGDGVFKIILPQPFYAPNNIYLYQGDDGLTLIDSGYIESIPMLQASLKTKGFSFKDIRHIIYTHNHLDHISSSLVLKSYAKNVTYYGYRAMADGVGNYLESMVLFEEATEDLFHKAFGDKEELDRILEESRQGWRQFYSKFSETKKGDPVLRIDVKIDHNDSLEFGGRLLRFLHTPGHNLYHITPVDPSTGIYFSGDLIIANLTAIYSEMDGNLSDYYFTLSKLLEEPIKRMLPAHGSEIEDPKKTITLVKKTLSILEKGVLRRLREGESDLKVLMEAAIGKKVHNGGHLPTALGLVYSIIQKLVLEGQIRIEKRENGYEIFHFIG, encoded by the coding sequence ATGAAAGTTACCATCCCCAAACGAATTCCGGACATGGAAGACATCGGGGATGGTGTCTTTAAAATCATTCTCCCCCAACCCTTTTACGCACCTAACAATATCTATTTGTATCAAGGTGATGATGGTTTAACCCTCATTGATTCTGGTTATATTGAATCCATACCGATGTTACAAGCATCCTTAAAAACTAAGGGCTTTTCATTTAAAGACATTCGTCATATCATTTATACTCACAATCATTTGGATCATATATCCTCTTCTTTGGTCCTTAAGTCTTATGCAAAAAACGTAACCTATTATGGGTATCGTGCAATGGCTGATGGAGTCGGAAATTATTTAGAATCGATGGTGCTTTTTGAAGAAGCAACAGAAGACTTATTTCATAAAGCATTTGGGGATAAGGAAGAACTGGATCGGATTTTAGAAGAATCGCGCCAAGGTTGGCGACAGTTTTATAGTAAATTTAGTGAAACCAAAAAAGGGGATCCTGTTTTACGAATTGATGTCAAAATTGATCATAACGACAGTTTAGAGTTTGGTGGAAGACTTCTAAGGTTTTTACACACACCTGGTCATAATTTGTATCATATCACACCTGTAGATCCTTCGACGGGAATTTATTTTTCGGGAGATTTGATCATTGCCAATCTCACCGCCATTTACTCTGAAATGGACGGGAATTTGAGTGATTATTATTTTACACTCTCCAAACTTTTGGAAGAACCCATCAAACGTATGTTACCTGCTCATGGTAGCGAAATTGAAGATCCGAAAAAAACCATCACTCTTGTGAAAAAAACATTGAGCATTCTGGAAAAAGGCGTTCTCCGAAGGCTCAGAGAAGGGGAATCCGACTTAAAGGTGCTTATGGAAGCTGCCATCGGAAAAAAAGTCCATAATGGCGGTCACTTGCCAACTGCACTTGGGCTTGTGTATAGCATCATTCAGAAATTAGTTTTAGAAGGACAGATTCGTATCGAAAAACGTGAGAATGGATATGAAATCTTTCATTTTATAGGCTAA
- a CDS encoding aldolase, giving the protein METSIHVLRKTLLEMKENYSFVCIKTGTETEDMGEEEISLLKTITAGILPLYVKIGGPEARNDIRICKRIGVSGISAPMVESEYALKNFIQTMKNLLTPSEYESYNKSINMETITGYRNLMDIFDSVPFQSLEQVTAARSDLSASMDKKPDDKEVTRVSKKIISEAKSRGKKTSVGGTITKTNFELIANEIEPDFINSRHVMVDTKKAMSIGATDVAECMLLFEMDLFEFFSKTFPEKGYYYRNRVEINRERIGERKVLYFIR; this is encoded by the coding sequence ATGGAAACATCAATCCACGTTTTACGCAAAACCTTACTGGAGATGAAAGAAAACTACTCTTTTGTCTGCATCAAAACAGGTACGGAAACCGAGGACATGGGAGAAGAAGAAATCTCCCTTTTAAAAACGATCACTGCCGGAATTTTGCCACTCTATGTCAAAATTGGTGGCCCGGAAGCTAGAAACGATATCCGAATCTGCAAAAGAATCGGAGTATCGGGGATTTCTGCACCAATGGTGGAATCCGAATATGCATTAAAAAACTTCATCCAGACCATGAAGAATCTCCTCACACCTTCGGAATACGAATCTTATAACAAATCAATTAACATGGAAACCATCACTGGATACAGAAACTTGATGGATATCTTTGATTCCGTTCCATTCCAAAGTTTAGAGCAAGTAACAGCTGCTAGGTCAGACTTAAGTGCTTCTATGGACAAAAAACCAGATGACAAAGAAGTCACTCGTGTTTCTAAAAAAATCATTTCAGAAGCTAAGAGTAGAGGGAAAAAAACTTCCGTAGGTGGAACCATCACCAAAACTAATTTTGAACTGATTGCCAACGAAATTGAACCCGACTTTATCAACTCACGCCATGTGATGGTGGATACAAAAAAAGCAATGTCGATTGGTGCGACGGATGTGGCCGAATGTATGTTGTTATTCGAAATGGATTTATTTGAATTTTTCTCTAAAACATTTCCAGAAAAAGGTTATTATTACCGCAACCGAGTGGAAATCAACAGAGAGCGGATCGGCGAAAGAAAGGTATTGTACTTTATCCGTTAA
- a CDS encoding AtpZ/AtpI family protein, producing MSEESEKPSGKKSEKSPMAMAGAGFEFVSSIALFVVGGYYLDDYMKTEPLWLLVGFFLGFIFAFYSLIKRAKENE from the coding sequence ATGAGCGAAGAATCGGAAAAGCCATCGGGTAAAAAATCGGAGAAATCACCGATGGCGATGGCAGGTGCTGGTTTTGAATTTGTATCTTCCATCGCACTTTTTGTGGTGGGAGGATACTACCTTGATGACTATATGAAAACGGAACCACTTTGGCTCCTGGTTGGTTTTTTCCTGGGTTTTATTTTTGCTTTTTATTCTCTGATCAAACGAGCCAAAGAAAACGAATAA
- a CDS encoding DUF1554 domain-containing protein — protein sequence MRWNYFVSFLFLGWFLSCNQVNPRDELLFTLISGLNPVSSTSTSVSVSSSAKINVSSTSVLLKYGTPQNFGISLVKLPTANVTASFTFTNTKLTVDGSATSPSPTVLTFTPANYNVVQTISLNSITQILDSSSLTITVTSSDPFYNTSGAVSISHQNIYIAYTGNSFIFQNAVTAPTLTPSVTFVITNCSVTPSLPTGLSLNASNCVISGTPTGGTQPATSYAVTATNGTDSNSHNISIQIEPTVYKVFITAATYNGNLQGAAADGPAGADAKCNADTNKPSTGNYKAMLTTNGGARVACTSDNCSGGVSENTDWVFQSGRIYIRASDSASLLSPNIAGILPADGSGNFTFNPYNLNHSFDSGSTIKEYWTGFAQSTNFWQTATAQSENSCNGWTTNAVTSPASNGGRVGTSNSTNYTALRNGSGRSCSSTYYLVCVEY from the coding sequence ATGCGTTGGAATTATTTCGTTTCCTTCCTTTTTTTGGGTTGGTTCCTTTCATGTAACCAAGTGAATCCACGAGATGAGTTGCTTTTCACGCTCATCAGCGGACTAAATCCCGTCAGCTCTACCTCCACTTCCGTTTCTGTCTCTTCCTCTGCAAAGATCAATGTATCAAGCACAAGTGTTTTATTGAAATATGGAACTCCACAAAACTTCGGAATCTCTCTTGTCAAATTACCAACAGCGAATGTTACTGCTTCTTTTACTTTCACCAATACAAAGCTAACTGTTGATGGTTCGGCAACTTCGCCGAGTCCAACCGTGCTTACGTTTACTCCTGCAAATTACAACGTTGTCCAAACAATCAGTTTGAATTCAATTACACAAATTTTGGATTCTTCTTCTCTCACAATCACAGTCACGAGTTCCGACCCTTTTTACAACACCAGTGGTGCCGTTTCCATCAGCCATCAAAATATCTACATTGCTTATACAGGAAATTCCTTTATCTTTCAGAATGCGGTAACCGCACCAACTCTCACTCCTTCTGTCACCTTTGTGATCACCAATTGTTCGGTGACTCCTTCTCTTCCCACTGGATTAAGTTTGAATGCAAGCAATTGTGTGATTTCAGGAACACCTACTGGTGGTACACAACCTGCAACCTCCTATGCAGTGACTGCGACAAATGGAACCGATTCCAATAGCCATAACATTTCGATCCAAATTGAACCAACAGTTTATAAAGTGTTTATTACAGCTGCGACATACAATGGGAATCTACAAGGAGCCGCTGCCGATGGTCCTGCTGGCGCCGATGCAAAATGCAATGCAGACACAAACAAACCTTCTACTGGAAATTATAAGGCAATGCTTACGACAAATGGAGGAGCAAGAGTCGCTTGTACTTCTGACAATTGCAGTGGCGGCGTTAGTGAAAACACAGATTGGGTTTTCCAATCAGGGAGGATTTACATCCGCGCGAGTGATTCAGCAAGTTTACTAAGTCCCAATATTGCGGGAATTTTACCAGCAGATGGTTCTGGCAATTTTACATTTAACCCTTACAACCTAAACCATTCCTTTGATTCAGGATCTACTATTAAGGAATATTGGACTGGATTTGCCCAATCCACTAATTTCTGGCAAACTGCAACTGCACAATCTGAAAATAGTTGTAATGGTTGGACAACGAATGCTGTCACGTCTCCCGCAAGCAATGGTGGGCGGGTAGGAACATCCAATAGCACTAATTATACTGCATTACGGAACGGAAGTGGTAGGAGTTGCAGCTCCACATACTATTTAGTTTGTGTTGAATATTAA
- a CDS encoding DUF2079 domain-containing protein translates to MVYLFFLLSLVSPFLFISPKNFHAPFQKGVFLFLFFLTILNFWKEKKTKSEAKPNYSTTNIGLLSDKQITILPYLLFASCIFFFITSTYHAFHLTKSLADAFLFQDADYIGISDILLAISRGEGFTSGYYSPSGEGSYLHHHFAPGMFVLTPFVSWVPERWGLAVAVFFVYQLTTILWIFWAYQISKHHLKEKGIKFLTFWVLLTNQLYLYRIGSSFHFEVLVLVFGLFFFYVWEQREKIQKGPFRCPWIYHSVLALAIVLYLSQKEDIGIYLLLFFLPTVFGISYNLWKKKKNENRDAQQSNGSVRGNSQEETTIRSLTLVYSIIFVWLGFVFFIYPMFGDRTKSVSWTQTLTQEYHSAFKQVTGAKKSFQIFLELIISGGLGIFQMIPEVIGIGLIYATHIFSSRPWHHEVYTYYSYSLVPFLLYSGILWIRSEKKINLSFAFLILTCLFWKNSLDGNFPLDSRIESPWKNPTIQKEIHSDLKEANLTLISTHKGPIFGEPEEKPNPKNPTYPNELLDLKENANRILVFAQYNLSFYITDKTTTYPLEQIKNSSSICKKANVCYVVIAPEFTDEILWPKSRILEYKKELETQKGVSVWKGKQMEVWKLPQRNKS, encoded by the coding sequence GTGGTTTATTTATTTTTTTTACTCAGTTTAGTTTCTCCTTTTCTCTTTATTTCTCCTAAAAACTTTCATGCCCCCTTCCAAAAGGGGGTGTTTCTTTTTTTGTTTTTCCTTACCATCTTAAACTTCTGGAAAGAAAAAAAAACAAAATCTGAGGCAAAGCCGAATTATAGTACAACTAATATTGGTTTGTTATCTGATAAACAGATAACCATTCTCCCTTATTTACTTTTTGCCAGTTGTATTTTCTTTTTTATCACAAGCACCTACCATGCGTTTCATTTAACAAAGTCACTAGCCGATGCTTTTTTGTTTCAAGATGCGGATTATATTGGCATTTCGGATATCCTTCTCGCTATTTCTCGTGGAGAAGGATTCACTAGCGGCTACTATTCCCCATCAGGTGAAGGAAGTTATCTCCACCACCACTTCGCACCAGGGATGTTTGTTTTGACACCGTTTGTGAGTTGGGTTCCCGAACGGTGGGGACTTGCTGTAGCAGTGTTTTTTGTTTATCAACTAACTACCATTCTTTGGATTTTCTGGGCCTATCAAATTTCCAAACACCATCTAAAAGAGAAGGGAATCAAATTTCTAACTTTCTGGGTTCTTTTGACAAACCAATTGTATTTGTATCGGATTGGGTCTAGTTTTCATTTTGAAGTGCTTGTTTTAGTTTTTGGTCTTTTCTTTTTTTATGTTTGGGAGCAAAGGGAAAAAATACAAAAGGGTCCATTCCGCTGCCCTTGGATCTATCATAGCGTTTTAGCTTTAGCAATCGTTCTCTATCTCTCGCAAAAAGAGGATATTGGCATTTATCTTCTTCTATTTTTTCTACCGACTGTTTTCGGAATTTCATATAATCTTTGGAAAAAGAAAAAGAATGAAAATAGGGATGCGCAACAGTCCAATGGATCCGTTAGAGGCAACTCTCAAGAAGAGACGACCATCCGATCACTAACACTTGTTTACAGTATTATCTTTGTATGGCTTGGGTTTGTTTTTTTCATTTATCCAATGTTTGGTGACAGAACAAAATCCGTCTCTTGGACCCAAACACTCACACAAGAATACCATTCCGCATTCAAACAAGTAACAGGTGCCAAAAAATCTTTTCAGATTTTTCTAGAGTTAATCATCAGCGGGGGACTCGGAATCTTTCAGATGATACCCGAAGTCATAGGAATCGGGCTAATATACGCTACACATATATTTTCCTCAAGGCCATGGCACCATGAGGTTTATACGTATTACAGTTATTCGCTTGTTCCATTTTTACTTTATAGCGGAATTTTATGGATCCGATCAGAGAAAAAAATAAACCTATCCTTTGCCTTCCTCATCCTTACTTGTCTCTTTTGGAAAAATTCTCTGGATGGGAATTTTCCTTTAGATTCAAGAATAGAAAGTCCGTGGAAAAATCCTACGATCCAAAAGGAAATCCACTCAGATCTGAAAGAAGCAAATTTGACTCTAATCTCCACTCATAAGGGACCAATTTTTGGTGAGCCAGAAGAGAAACCAAATCCCAAAAATCCAACATACCCAAATGAGCTTTTGGATCTCAAAGAAAACGCAAACCGAATATTAGTATTTGCACAGTACAATCTTTCCTTCTATATCACTGACAAAACGACAACCTATCCGTTAGAACAAATCAAAAACTCCTCCTCCATTTGCAAAAAGGCGAATGTTTGTTATGTGGTAATAGCCCCAGAGTTTACTGATGAAATTCTCTGGCCGAAATCTAGAATTTTGGAATATAAAAAAGAATTAGAAACCCAAAAGGGAGTTTCCGTTTGGAAAGGAAAACAAATGGAAGTTTGGAAGTTACCGCAAAGGAACAAGTCATAA
- a CDS encoding NADP-dependent glyceraldehyde-3-phosphate dehydrogenase, giving the protein MSFVFPSEDSIPEKYRIQPIHQKEYLLGGEIRIWEGESQIVKSPIFLNKNGKLEQVVLGSYPNFDEKQSLLALDAAVKAYNHGTGVWPIATTKERIEAVRKFITLMKGKKDQIILLLMWEIGKTEKDATKEFERTIEYLEDTIESLQELETSSANYIKEGGLIAQIKRSPYGVVLCMGPFNYPLNETFCTLIPAILMGNTVVFKPAKYGVLLLQPLLECFQEAFPPGVINTVYGDGSKVISPIMESGKIDVFAFIGSSQTANLITKKHPKLNRLRSVLGLNAKNPAIVLPDTDLKTMVPEILSGSLAYNGQRCTALKILFVHKDILDEFTKLYLEEFTKWKAGMPWDQDVNFTPLPEEGKTQWLKELLDDALGHGAKILNPGGGEIQESFMFPAILSSISPNARLYHEEQFGPLVPIVPFSSIEEPLNYIYASNMGQQASIFGKDPKTIGKLIDILVNQVARVNWNAQCQRGPDSFPFSGRKDSADGTLSVSDALRVFSIRTVVSFKDNEMGRNLLGEVLKERSSNYLSQEFHL; this is encoded by the coding sequence ATGAGCTTTGTTTTTCCTTCTGAAGATTCCATTCCAGAAAAATACAGGATCCAACCGATCCACCAAAAAGAATACCTCCTGGGTGGTGAAATTCGAATCTGGGAAGGAGAATCACAAATTGTCAAATCTCCGATCTTTCTAAACAAAAATGGGAAACTGGAACAAGTGGTTTTAGGATCCTATCCTAATTTTGATGAAAAACAAAGTTTACTCGCACTAGATGCCGCAGTGAAAGCTTATAACCACGGAACAGGCGTTTGGCCCATTGCCACTACAAAAGAACGAATCGAAGCGGTTCGAAAATTCATCACACTAATGAAAGGGAAAAAAGACCAAATCATCTTACTTCTTATGTGGGAGATTGGCAAAACAGAAAAAGACGCCACAAAAGAATTCGAAAGAACTATCGAATACTTAGAAGACACAATTGAATCTTTACAAGAACTCGAAACAAGTTCAGCAAACTATATCAAAGAAGGAGGACTCATTGCTCAAATCAAACGTTCTCCCTATGGAGTGGTCCTTTGTATGGGACCATTCAATTACCCTTTAAACGAAACATTTTGTACTCTGATCCCTGCTATTCTTATGGGAAATACAGTAGTTTTTAAACCGGCAAAATATGGAGTATTATTACTACAACCACTCCTCGAATGTTTTCAGGAAGCTTTTCCTCCGGGTGTCATCAACACAGTGTATGGTGATGGTTCCAAAGTCATTTCTCCTATTATGGAGTCAGGCAAAATTGATGTTTTTGCATTTATTGGATCTAGCCAGACCGCAAACCTCATCACAAAAAAACATCCAAAACTAAACCGCCTAAGATCCGTTTTGGGCCTGAATGCAAAAAACCCAGCAATTGTTTTACCTGACACCGACTTAAAAACAATGGTTCCTGAAATTTTATCCGGATCACTTGCTTATAATGGACAAAGATGTACAGCACTCAAAATTTTATTTGTCCACAAAGATATTTTAGATGAATTTACAAAACTTTATTTAGAAGAATTCACAAAATGGAAAGCAGGAATGCCTTGGGATCAGGATGTGAATTTTACTCCTCTCCCTGAAGAAGGAAAAACACAATGGTTAAAAGAACTATTGGATGACGCTCTGGGACATGGTGCAAAAATTTTAAATCCTGGAGGGGGAGAAATTCAGGAATCGTTTATGTTTCCAGCAATCCTTTCCTCTATTTCACCAAACGCACGTTTGTATCATGAAGAACAATTTGGGCCACTGGTTCCTATTGTTCCCTTTTCTTCTATCGAAGAACCATTAAACTATATCTATGCTTCCAATATGGGCCAACAAGCGAGTATCTTTGGAAAAGATCCAAAAACCATCGGCAAACTCATCGACATTCTTGTGAACCAAGTGGCAAGGGTCAATTGGAATGCGCAGTGCCAAAGGGGGCCAGATTCCTTTCCTTTTTCAGGAAGAAAAGATTCTGCTGATGGAACACTTTCGGTTTCCGATGCTCTTCGAGTTTTTTCCATTCGCACTGTTGTGAGTTTCAAAGACAATGAGATGGGACGTAATCTTCTAGGGGAAGTACTGAAAGAAAGATCTTCGAATTACTTAAGCCAAGAATTTCACTTGTAA
- a CDS encoding thiamine pyrophosphate-binding protein — protein MSEQITVSQYIIRFLESKGITWIPGVPGGTILPLYESLAGSNIEHVLARHEQGAGFIAQGRARSTGDVSAVFVSSGPGVANLITAVADAQRDSVPLLIFSGQVPLGLMGTDAFQELPTVKIVSSLVKKVYLVEDPNQIIEILEEAFLLCGEGKKGPVWIDLPKDIQTQKINLPENNIHFGGSSHLDFLEQVSKADPLSFESMDIFLDEFKFLLKSSRFPLLYLGGGAKKEFLRLREFVSRFQIPAVTTLMGLGIFEKDDPMNLGMMGMHGTVAANEALGLCDLLIAIGVRFDDRATGAIEKFCNQAKIIHIDIDAREIGKNKSVTLSLQKDISEVLPFLLEEDFLVHNKESLLQVETWKQIPEEHPMKSILLDFASVLPSGEHFVLTDVGQHQMWVAQYFPFHQPMSWITSGGQGTMGFGLPTAIGVALSHRDSHVYCFTGDGSIMMNLQELSTLREQNLNVKIILINNEHLGLVKQQQDLFYGSLYSGSRFHFHPDFSMLCDSFEIGYYEWDWRSGVQDLETVLEKKCPALVEVRIPSDWGVYPFVPGGKSNQEYILGQVTT, from the coding sequence ATGTCGGAACAAATCACCGTAAGTCAATACATCATACGATTTTTAGAATCAAAAGGGATAACTTGGATTCCAGGAGTTCCTGGAGGAACCATCTTGCCATTATACGAAAGTTTGGCGGGGTCAAACATTGAACATGTGTTAGCAAGACATGAGCAAGGTGCAGGATTTATCGCACAAGGTAGGGCAAGGAGCACTGGAGATGTGAGTGCCGTATTTGTTTCCTCTGGACCTGGTGTGGCCAATCTCATCACAGCCGTAGCCGATGCACAAAGGGATTCTGTTCCCTTGCTTATTTTTTCGGGACAAGTTCCATTAGGATTAATGGGGACCGATGCTTTCCAAGAATTACCAACAGTAAAGATAGTTTCTTCTCTTGTAAAAAAGGTATATTTGGTAGAAGATCCAAATCAAATCATTGAAATTTTAGAGGAAGCATTCTTGTTATGCGGGGAAGGGAAAAAAGGCCCAGTTTGGATTGACTTACCCAAAGATATACAAACTCAAAAGATCAACTTACCTGAAAATAACATTCATTTTGGTGGATCATCTCATTTGGATTTTTTGGAACAGGTAAGTAAGGCAGATCCTTTGTCTTTTGAAAGTATGGATATTTTTCTAGATGAGTTTAAATTCTTGTTAAAGAGTTCTCGGTTCCCTTTACTATATTTAGGTGGTGGAGCTAAAAAAGAATTTTTGCGTTTAAGAGAATTTGTTTCTCGTTTTCAAATTCCTGCTGTGACCACTCTTATGGGACTTGGGATTTTTGAAAAAGACGATCCGATGAATTTAGGGATGATGGGGATGCATGGAACAGTTGCCGCCAATGAAGCTCTGGGTCTTTGTGATCTCTTGATTGCCATTGGAGTTCGTTTTGATGATCGTGCGACAGGAGCCATAGAGAAGTTTTGTAACCAAGCCAAAATCATTCATATAGATATTGATGCCCGTGAAATTGGCAAAAATAAATCTGTAACTTTAAGTTTACAAAAAGATATTTCAGAGGTTCTCCCTTTTTTATTAGAAGAGGATTTCCTGGTCCATAACAAGGAATCATTGTTGCAAGTTGAAACTTGGAAACAGATCCCAGAAGAACATCCGATGAAATCTATCCTTTTGGATTTTGCTTCGGTATTACCGAGTGGCGAACATTTTGTCCTAACGGATGTGGGCCAACACCAGATGTGGGTGGCTCAGTATTTTCCATTTCATCAACCAATGTCTTGGATCACCTCAGGTGGACAAGGGACTATGGGGTTTGGTCTTCCAACTGCGATTGGTGTTGCCTTAAGCCATCGAGATTCTCATGTGTATTGTTTTACAGGTGATGGTTCAATTATGATGAACTTACAAGAGTTGTCTACACTTAGAGAACAGAATCTAAATGTAAAGATCATCCTAATCAACAATGAACATTTGGGGTTAGTGAAACAACAACAAGACTTGTTTTATGGAAGTTTATACTCTGGTTCTAGATTTCATTTCCATCCCGATTTTTCGATGTTATGTGATTCATTCGAAATTGGGTATTATGAATGGGATTGGAGATCGGGAGTTCAGGACTTAGAAACAGTTTTAGAAAAGAAATGCCCGGCATTAGTTGAAGTAAGAATCCCTTCTGATTGGGGAGTGTATCCATTTGTTCCAGGTGGAAAGTCCAATCAGGAATACATCCTCGGCCAAGTAACAACCTGA
- the lepB gene encoding signal peptidase I translates to MGIFSTIFQSKPKQDSKVPPKEGAAASGISFGIIVVLVFAFKSSILDANNIPSGSMIPTLKIGDFLFVNKMRYSFRMPFTEKELFRIDDPKRGDIVTFIPPATALAQEESRTGIFAKRFVKRVVGLPGDTIRITRKYIDTKDRGRVHFALIEYKEKGSEEFRSYEPKEVPIGKELSDLDNLEATQRALFKEVKPGFEHFILEGFEDDRRAHIFEFCDFLHGCQIPEGQYMVMGDNRDDSHDSRAWGFVKREDILGKALIIYFSIDWKDSTCEYKDGQELAEKGPEIAERYEGEKLENRCHYTEIFSSHNARYRDDESRFGWIERTIRYRLWRLSVRWDRIGRILQ, encoded by the coding sequence ATGGGAATATTCTCCACCATCTTCCAATCCAAACCAAAACAAGATTCTAAGGTACCGCCAAAAGAGGGAGCCGCTGCCTCTGGAATTTCTTTCGGAATCATTGTGGTTCTTGTATTTGCTTTCAAATCATCTATATTAGATGCCAATAATATTCCTTCCGGTTCGATGATCCCCACACTCAAAATTGGGGACTTTTTGTTTGTGAATAAAATGCGTTATTCCTTCCGAATGCCTTTTACAGAGAAGGAACTCTTTCGTATTGATGATCCCAAACGTGGGGACATTGTTACTTTTATTCCACCGGCAACGGCACTGGCCCAAGAAGAATCAAGGACTGGAATCTTTGCAAAACGTTTTGTGAAACGTGTGGTGGGACTTCCTGGAGATACAATCAGAATCACTCGCAAATACATTGATACAAAAGATAGAGGGCGAGTACACTTTGCACTCATCGAATACAAAGAAAAAGGTTCCGAAGAGTTTCGATCTTACGAACCAAAGGAAGTTCCAATTGGAAAAGAACTTTCTGATTTGGATAATTTAGAAGCCACACAAAGAGCACTCTTCAAAGAAGTCAAACCAGGGTTTGAACATTTTATTTTAGAAGGATTTGAGGATGATCGCCGTGCTCATATCTTTGAATTTTGTGATTTTTTACATGGTTGTCAAATTCCAGAAGGCCAGTATATGGTAATGGGGGACAATCGAGACGATTCCCATGATTCTCGCGCTTGGGGATTTGTAAAACGGGAAGATATTTTAGGTAAGGCACTCATCATTTATTTTTCCATCGATTGGAAAGATTCCACATGTGAATACAAAGACGGACAGGAACTTGCTGAGAAAGGACCTGAAATTGCAGAAAGATATGAAGGGGAAAAACTAGAAAATCGTTGTCATTATACCGAAATCTTTTCTTCACATAATGCTCGTTATAGAGATGATGAGTCTCGGTTCGGATGGATTGAAAGAACCATTCGTTACCGATTGTGGAGACTCAGTGTTAGGTGGGATCGGATTGGTCGTATCCTCCAATGA